From the Bombus huntii isolate Logan2020A unplaced genomic scaffold, iyBomHunt1.1 ctg00000052.1, whole genome shotgun sequence genome, the window gtcaacCGCGAGGATTCGAGCCATCCCGAAGCGGCCCCTGCAGTGCTTCAGGTGCTGGAGGTGGGGCACGTACGCGCAACATGCGTGTCCAGCAAGGATCGAGGGCACCTGTGTTACAGGTGCGGCGGAagcggacaccgcgccagagGCTGTCCCGCCTCTGCTCCCAAGTGCTCcctgtgcgagtcgctcgggACGCCCGCCaatcacaggatgggcggTGCGGAATGTCCCCCCCCCCCGAAAGTCAAGAGGAGGAGATCAATCCGCGAGCCAGCAGCTGCGGAAAGGACACCAGGGAGAACCGCCAAAGCAGCAGCGGCAGATGGTCGGGAGGAGGCCATAGAGGTGACCGAGTAGTTCAAGCGCCTCCTCCAATGCAATCTCTGTAGGTCGAGAAGGgcgcaagatctgctcttccagacCATACGGGAGTGGAGTAATGGTGGTAGCGGTATACGACTCCCCCAACATCGACCTGGCTGCGTACAGGGACTTCCTGGAACGGGTCGGCGAGTGCGTCGGGAGATGCCTCCCCCGCAAGGTACTCGTCCTCTGGGACTTCAATGCCCACTCGATGCAATGGGGAAATCCCAGGACCAACTCTCGGGGACGGACGCTTACCGATTGGGCAGCGGGTCTCGGGCTCCTGCTGGCAAACAGGGGCTCggcgagcacctgcgtggcgtggagaggattGTATTCGCCGTAGAGTTTATACTAGCGGGTAAGAATTgttattgagtattactggaTGTGATGTAGCACTCGCATTGCGCGACAACGTGAGATACAAGAAATACgcgattttctttaatatcgaGACGCGCACGTGGATAGATTTGACGCCATTATTGTAATGGTAGTGGCAGGACGTACGCGTGGTGCCGAACGATGCGCAGGCGAGGTGGTTTGTCGCGTCGATGTGTGGCGTCGCCACCTTACGGGCAGCACACTAGGGTATGTACGGCCGGCTCGACTTAAGTTCCtattacgaagaaataaagTCGGGTCGACCAGAGTTCTAGttatatatcgtttattttatttattttatttatttcgccACTCGAGTCAAACTTCCTTGgtgaataaataagaataaataagtaTGACGGGTGCTGCGTACGTGGAGGCTTTATTTGAGTTACGCGGCGTCGTGTGGGTTGGGGAATGCAGGTATATgcgtttcttatttatattatttatttactttactcgtttatttatttatttatttatttaactattggttgattatttatgtattatttgttttgatattatttatttatttacttatttattattaatattgattaTTAGTTATGttggtttatttattatttagttatttagttattattcatttatttatttatttagttagctggttgtttatttatttattactatattatctatttatacaTGCGGTGATCTGCGTATGTATCATCAGGCCTCTTATTGAAGCGCAGGCGTTAGCTTgatatatttagtttattttagcgttatataaatttagcTTGATAGATTTagtttattgtagctgtgtagaAATTTCtaagataatatttaattatgagGATATAACTATGTTTTGCTCTtagatacttatttatttatttattcgttatatattttttatttctattatactgGCTTTTTGTTGACGACTTGGCGAGTTCTTTCGGTTATGATTGGATACATTCGAACGGTTTTGGCTAGGAGGTGGAACCCCAGGCACCCCCTTGTACAGTAACAGCGACTGGCGCAAAGGCGAATAGCAAGAGGTTGGCGGTTAGTATTGAAAACCCAAGGATAGTGTCGGACATCAGAATAAGTGACAACGTCACCATATCGGTTGCACCGAAGACTAGGGGAGACGAGGAAGGTGATCCCTTTAAGCCTAGTAGGAAAATTCAGAGGAGTCCCACGATTGGTGGTAGGCCCGATATTGAAGTAGCAGAAGAATCGGTGGTGTACCGAAACTGGATTGAAATTAGCTCAAGACAAGACGGAGGTGATTCTACTTACCGGAAATCGTATCACAAGGTCAAGGACGTCAATATGGGCAAGTACCTGTTGATGACTAAATAGAAGGTTAGGTATCTTGGGGTGCAATAGgacaataatagaaaattctcaTTACATCTAGGAAAGGTGTGTGTCATGGTTGATACCCTAATAGGAGCGATTAGgatgtcgtgtaaaattaaggtaaaaataaggaacttgttaatttccgaaaaggagattaagttctttttattttttactcaatttatacaattttttcggttcgcgatgatacactttcgatacttggattagttaagaatttttttattagactgactgaatgattttgaagggagcatttatattcttccaatcgttggagtgggagaaggttttgtttatacttagtgtaaaattcggagaacggctgaagtgatcgaatgccactcaggcggctgagaacgggtgctgaccggacggtcacacgcgataaagcgttcggaatttcggtttgttatatacagttgctcgaatttcgtctgtgacattCCCCCCTTCTTAGATTGAACTTGATCCCTCAAGTTTTCTTCAGAAGACTTTTGTGGAATCGGACTTGACGTGGCTTGAAAATTACAGCTGATTCCTCCTCTTCATCTGAGTGGTATGTGTTGGTTGGAATATAGATGTTGGGTGTTGAGCCCAGGGTGAGTGGTACTGGTGGGGCTGTCGCATTGTGGCTGTTGATTACAGTTTCATTTCGgcagcaaaataaattgatacattATTTGTTCGGTATACATTTCCTGATGCATTTGAATACCCctattttgtttaatccatatatacCTAGTATGCCTAATGCTATGTACCCTAATATCTGGAGCGTGGTTAGTCCCcaatactgtatatttttaattctgtgtTCGAAATTAAGAGTTTCTATCTCGTCGCctattttatcgatcgttgttttatagccttgtaaattatctattattttcggTGCTCGCTGGAGTTTATCTAATAGATGAGTGAaactatcgtttgttttgaGCGCTAGGGTTTTTGTTTTGATTTCGTATATGACttcgttttttgtttcgcCTATACGCATGTGTTCGTCTTTGTACAATAAATCGCAAGAAGTGTTAGCTCTTATGATGGAAGGCTTGTCAAGTTTTTGTAAGGTATGTTTCGTTTGGCAAATTGTGTCTATTTCTATCGGATTTGCTGGTATCGCAATGTAACAGTTGCTAGTTTTGAGCGGTATAAAGCTAATGTCTTCAATCTTaagtacagttatttgacaatGTTCAATGTgtggtttgaaatttattatttcgctgCGACAATCGGTTCTTGAATTTCTGTCATGGATTGGTAGTGTTTGTTTGCATATAGTGGTTCCGGCTCGATTCTTAcaaagtttgttgaaatactcgatatcagcgtttataaatgaaagacCTGAAGTTAAATACATCTGATGTTCGACTACTGGAGCCAAAAATACTCCATTTCTTTTACTCGGCATaggatatacttgtaatatgtTCCATTCTGTGTTAGAGACTAAAGGTActatgattttgaaaaatattttgtcatcTATTGTGAAGATTTTAAGATCACCGATGTCGAgtatgaattgaaaatgttcgGTTTTGGCAGAAATCGCGGTGTTGTACATCTGGCTACCTATTGCCTTGGcgtaattttctatgaattcaTTGGGGTCAAGTATTTGTGGACTAATTATTCCTTGTTTGCCTAATATCATGACGTTAACTATTTCATCTAATTGGAAGTGTAAAGTTTGCATCGCGGTGCCGACTTTCATGATTATCTTAAGCATAGATCTATCGATATTTGCCTGctgttgtaattttaatatatcactATATGATCTCTCTAAGTGGTTTAGGTTTTCtgagtttacaatttttctaataagtgcTGTTTAATTAGCTATTATggtcttgattttattattatcatcgaatagttcgtccatatttttgtttatgagCGTAAGATCATCATCGTCGAGAGTCCCGAACAGACTTTTCGATACGGAACCTATGATGTTAAGCAGACCTCGTGTGCTCCGGGTATGTGTTAACGCTTTCAAGTGTTTTGCGAGTTGTTTTAGGTTATTGATGCGATTTTGTAATCCGCCTAACTCTTCGACGTATTGTTTGCTGATTGCACGTGAGtctattgttaatttatatgattcTATTGCGCTTATCTGTTCGTATATGTCGCTAGTGTCTAATCCTACTATTACATTGGCAGTGTCGCtgtataaatatccttttCCTATGTTTTCTACGAATACAGAGTTTCCTTCTAAtggtgtaatatttatttgcgcgGATACTATTCCGGCAAAGAGGAGCGTCgacctggaaagtaaggttttaAACGATTACCGTGTATCTTTTTGTCTTGAATCAGATAGTATGGAGTACATACCTTATCAATCGTGTACGGTCCTAACCATTCCACATCAAGTTTATgccttttatgatcgttatgtattaaaacggagtctccttctttgaaaactgattgaggttttataattttacgtttttgaTCGCGCTGATATCGCTGTTTACTTTTGATCAATGTTTCGCGAGCGTGTCGGAGTCTAGAGTCCCATTCCTTTTTGCGGAACGTGACTTCGTCTGCGTATGTGCGTTGGGGATTCTTGGATATTGTGGAGGGAAGATTGGCTTGGTGTCCGAATGTGAGTTCGAATGGCGTGTAACCAGTAGAGTCGTGTATCATTGTGTTATATGCAAGGCATACAAAGTTAAGTTGATCGTCCCATTCTTCATCCGAATTTCGCTGCATCGATTTTAACATGTCTGTTATTACTGCGTGTGTCCGTTCTAACGA encodes:
- the LOC126875716 gene encoding uncharacterized protein LOC126875716, which encodes MQEVEPQAPPCTVTATGAKANSKRLAVSIENPRIVSDIRISDNVTISVAPKTRGDEEGDPFKPSRKIQRSPTIGGRPDIEVAEESVVYRNWIEISSRQDGGDSTYRKSYHKVKDVNMGKYLLMTK